The window CGAGTTCGTACATGCAGCCGAGGTCGAGGTCGACGTTGACCATGCCCTGGGTGTGGGCCTGGACCACGTCGGGCTTGAAGAGTTTCAGCGGGCGCAGCAGCCGGCCGCTCTGCCGCGACCTCCCCCCGATGTCCGAGGTGCGCATGCGCCACGACAGGTTGACGCGCAGGTTGCCCGACAGCGCGCCCTGCTTCGTCAGCGAGACCGTCGCGTTGCGCCGGGAGAGCACGATCGAGTTCGTCGCGGAGCTACCCGACTCGAACTGCGCCGCGCGACCCGGAAACAGGCCGTCCCAGAAGGCCATCCCAACCCCCATGCATCCGTAGTACTTCCCGACCCCGCGCCCTGTACGGCCCGTGCGCCCCGCACGTCACTGCGGGGCGGCCACCGGGCCGGTTCCGGGTGTTCCCGGAACCGCCGACGTGGGCCGCCCCGCAGAGAGAGCGTTCCTCAATCCCTGCCGGGTCACACCCCGGAGGAGACTTCCGCCTTGGAATCGGAGCCGCCGCCGTCGCCGCCGGCCGCAGCGATCGCCTTGTTGCGCCGGACCGAGGACCAGAACGACCAGGCGATCAGGACGACGCCGACGAGACCGGTGATGATCTCGTTGATCTCGTACCGGATGGTGACGAGCAGGATGATCGACAGGGCGCCGATCGCGTAGTGCGCGCCGTGCTCCAGGTAGACGTAGTCGTCCAGGGTGCCCTGGCGCACCAGGTACACGGTCAGCGAACGGACGTACAGGGCGCCGATGCCGAGGCCGAGGGCCATCAGCACGATCTCGTTGGTGATGGCGAAGGCGCCGATGACGCCGTCGAACGAGAAGGACGCGTCGAGGACCTCGAGGTAGAGGAACATGAAGAACGCGGCCTTGCCGGCCAGTGCCACCGCGGCGACCGGCTTCCCGGACCTCTTGGCCTCTTCCTCCGCCTCGTGCTCGCGCTCCTCCTCCTCCTCGAGCTTGTTCTCGAAGAATCCGGACAGGCCGCCGACCACGAGATAGGTGATCAGACCGGCGACACCGGAGAGCAGCACGGTCGACGTCTTGTCGGCGTGCCCGCCACCGTGCTGGTGGGCCTGGGTCGCGAACGTGAGCGCGCTGACCAGCAGGACGATGAGCGCGACGCAGACCGACAGCATGTCGACCTTGCCGAGCTTCGCGAGCGGACGCTCGATCCAGCGCAGCCACTGGATGTCACGGTCCTCGAAGATGAAGTCGAGGAAGATCATGAGCAGGAACATGCCACCGAAGGCGGCGATCGACGGATGGGCGTCCGTGACCAGTTCCTTGTACCTGTCGGGGTCGTTGAAGGAGAGGTCGACGGCCTCGATCGGGCCCAGCTTGGCGCTGATGGCGACGATCACGACGGGGAAGACCAGCCGCATACCGAAGACGGCGATGAGAACACCGATGGTGAGGAAGATTCTCTGCCAGAAGGCATTCATCTTCTTCAGGATCCCGGCGTTGATCACCGCGTTGTCGAAGGACAGCGAGATCTCGAGGACCGACAGGATCGCGACGACGCCGAATGCCTGCCACCCCCCGTAGAACACCGCTGCGACCAGGCCGAGCGCGGTGAACGCGATCGACCAGCCGAAGGTTTTCAGAAGCACTGGCTACCCCATCGTGTATGTAACGGGTCCCCCGCGCCGTGCGCGGCTTTACGAAACGTTGACCCCGAAGTCTAGAGCGATGCCCCGGAGCCCTGACGCGTACCCCTGTCCCACCGCACGGAATTTCCACTCCCCGCCGTAGCGGTAGAGCTCACCGAAGATCATCGCCGTCTCCGTGGAGGCGTCCTCGGTGAGGTCGTAGCGTGCCAGTTCCTGACCGTCCGCCTGGTTCACCACACGGATGAAGGCATTGCTGACCTGTCCGAATGTCTGCCCACGATTGTCGGCTTCATGGATCGAGACCGGAAAAAGAATCTTGTCGCAGTGCGCGGGGACCTGCGTCAGGTTCACGATGACGGACTCGTCGTCGCCGTCACCCTCACCGGTGAGGTTGTCGCCGGTGTGCTCGACGGACCCGTCGGGGCTGGTGAGGTTGTTGTAGAACACGAACCACTCGTCGCCGAGGACCCGGCCCGACTGGCACAGCAGCGCGCTGGCGTCGAGGTCGAAGTCGGCTCCCGTCGTGGATCGTGCGTCCCAGCCGAGCCCGACCAGCACCTGCGTGAGATTGGGTGCGGCCTTGGAGAGGGAGACGTTGCCTCCCTTGGCGAGCGTGACGCCCATGGTGTGTCCTCCCCGAGTCGATGGACGGTCGTTCTGGCGGCAGGCGCCTGCCGGACGCGGGGCGCTCTGCCCAGAGCGTCCGGCGCCGCACGTGGTGCGACGCCGGACGCGGTGGAGCCGGAGGGTCCGGAGCTTCCCCCGGACCGGATCAGACGTTGACGCCGAAGTCCTGCGCGATGCCGCGCAGACCCGAGGCGTACCCCTGGCCGATGGCGCGGAACTTCCACTCCGCGCCGTTGCGGTAGAGCTCACCGAAGACCATCGCGGTCTCCGTCGAGGCGTCCTCGCTCAGGTCGTAGCGCGCGAGTTCGCTGTTGTCGGCCTGGTTCACCACGCGGATGTAGGCGTTGCGCACCTGGCCGAAGCTCTGCTGGCGGGTCTCGGCCTCGTAGATCGAGACCGGGAAGACGATCTTGTCGACGTCGGCCGGGACACCGGCGAGGTTGACCTTGATGACCTCGTCGTCGCCCTCGCCCTCACCGGTGAGGTTGTCACCGGTGTGCTCGACGGAGCCGTCGGGGCTCTTGAGGTTGTTGAAGAAGACGAAATTCCCGTCGCTGCCGACCTTGCCCTCGGTGTTCGTCAGCAGAGCGCTGGCGTCGAGGTCGAAGTCACCGCCGGTGGTCGTACGGGCATCCCAGCCGAGACCGACGATGACCGCGGTCAGGTTCGGCGCGGCCTTGGTCAGCGAGACGTTGCCGCCCTTGCTGAGGCTGACTCCCACGAGTCCTCCAAAAGTTTTGAGAGGGCCGGCAGACACCAGCACCCCCGTCGTGCGTTGGCATCGGATCAACGAATGGATCCTAGTGACCGGTTCCCGGCCAAAACAGGCTTTTGGCCGGTCGCCGCCAGGAGATCCCCGGATCCGGCAGGGCACAAACCCCGGATCCCGCACATCACGGACCCCGTCGCCGCGGGAGGCGGGCCGGGCCCCCCGGGTCAGATCGAGTCGAGCGCCTTGACGTAGTCCTTCAGGTCACGCGCGTCGGGGAGGCCGTTGACGACGGTCCAGCGGACCACGCCCTCCTTGTCGATGACGAAGGTGCCGCGCACCGCGCAGCCCTTCTCCTCGTCGAAGACGCCGTAGGCGCGCGACGCGGCGCCGTGCGGCCAGAAGTCCGACAGCAGCGGGTACTCCAGGCCCTCCTGCTCGGCGAAGACGCGCAGGGTGTGGATCGAGTCGTTGGAGACGGCGAGCAGCTGGGTGTCGTCGTTCTCGAACCGCGGCAGCTCGTCGCGGAGCGCGCAGAGCTCGCCCGTGCAGACGCCGGTGAAGGCGAACGGGTAGAAGACCAGCACGACGTTCTTCTCGCCGCGGAAGTCGGCGAGCCGCACGGTCCGCCCGTGGTTGTCCTTCAGCTCAAGATCCGGAGCCTGTGTACCGACCTCGATCGCCATGAAACGCATCCCTTCACCGGCGTGACGACTTTCCCGGCATGGGCCGTCCGGGTGACACCCACCCTACGCAGCGGCCCTCCGGAACACGGTCAGGCCCCACCGGCGCGTACGAAGGCCCCCGGCGGCGTGATGCCGTCCGGGGGCCCCGGTGGTGTTGGAAGAGTCCTCAGCGCTTGGCCTTGGCCCCCTTGGGGGTGACCAGACGGCTGCCCGTCCAGTCCTTGCCCGCGCTGATGCTCTTGGTCTGGGCGAGACCAGCTGTCTGGGCAGCCTCGTTGATGTCGCTCGGTTCGACGTATCCGTCGCGGCCGGTCTTGGGGGTCAGCAGCCAGACCGCCCCACCGTCCTCGATCAGACCGATGGCATCCACCAGCGCGTCCGTAAGGTCGCCGTCCTCGTCACGGAACCAGAGCAGGACGACGTCGGCGACGTCGTCGTAGTCCTCGTCGACGAGATCCTGGCCGATTGTGGCCTCAATGCCCTCACGGAGCTCCTGCTCGACGTCGTCGTCGTAGCCGATCTCCTGGACCACCTGTCCGGGTTCGAACCCAAGCCTCGCGGCCGTGTTGGTCCGTTCCTCCGCGTGGTCCGCGGTCGCGCTCACGGGTTGCCTCCTGATCATGTTTCGGAAAATGCTTCAGCCACGCGCGTGCGCGGGGCATTGGCCGTAGTCCACACGGGCTCGGCGAATCGCGCAAGTACCCGGCGTCCGAGACCGCCTGAACGGTGACGTTCCCTGCCACGTCGCCGCTGTGTCCGGCATGTCTCCTGCGGGCCCGGAAAAGGAGTCCGGACCCTTTACGTCCTTCCTCAGCTTATGCCGTTTCGCTCCGCCATTCGGATTCGAACGGGCTTCGGGAACGCGTGGACGGGCCGGGCGTATGGTTGCGGTTCGGGCCGGACCGTCCCCGCGATGCTGATACTCGTGCCCTGGACGCGGCCTCGGCGAACCTTGTGTTACCCCACAGTAGAGGTGACGTTTGGATCCTCGCGGTACACGATGGAGGCGGCGTACAGCAGCCGCCCCGGGGGTACGTTCCCCGCAACCAGGCCCTGAAGAGCACCACCGAACAGCGAAGGAACAGCGTGGCTTCCGGATCAGATCGCAACCCGATCATCATTGGCGGCCTTCCGAGCCAGGTCCCGGACTTCGATCCCGAAGAGACCCAGGAATGGCTCGACTCCCTCGACGCCGCCGTCGACGAGCGGGGCCGTGAGCGGGCCCGCTATCTGATGCTCCGGCTCATCGAGCGCGCGCGGGAGAAGCGCGTCGCCGTGCCGGAGATGCGCAGCACCGACTACGTCAACACCATCGCCACGAAGGACGAGCCCTTCTTCCCCGGCGACGAGGAGATCGAGCGCAAGGTCCTCAACGCGACCCGGTGGAACGCCGCGGTGATGGTCTCCCGCGCCCAGCGTCCCGGGATCGGGGTCGGCGGCCACATCGCCACCTTCGCCTCGTCCGCCTCGCTGTACGACGTGGGCTTCAACCACTTCTTCCGCGGCAAGGACGACGGCCGCGGCGGCGACCAGATCTTCTTCCAGGGCCACGCCTCCCCCGGCATCTACGCCCGCGCCTTCCTGCTGGACCGGCTCAGCGAGGCCCAGCTCGACGGCTTCCGCCAGGAGAAGTCCAAGGCCGGGCACGCGCTGTCCAGCTATCCGCACCCGCGGTCGATGCCGGACTTCTGGGAGTTCCCGACGGTCTCGATGGGCCTCGGCCCCCTCGGCGCGATCTACCAGGCGCGGATGAACCGCTACATGGAGGCGCGCGGCATCGCCGACACCTCCGACTCGCACGTCTGGGCCTACCTCGGCGACGGCGAGATGGACGAGCCGGAGTCGCTCGGCCAGCTCTCCATCGCCGCCCGCGAGGGCCTGGACAACCTCACCTTCGTGGTGAACTGCAACCTGCAGCGCCTGGACGGGCCCGTACGCGGCAACGGCAAGATCATCCAGGAGCTGGAGTCCCAGTTCCGCGGCGCCGGCTGGAACGTCATCAAGCTGGTCTGGGACCGCTCCTGGGACCCGCTGCTCGCGCAGGACCGGACGGGCATCCTGGTCAACAAGCTGAACACGACTCCCGACGGCCAGTTCCAGACGTACGCCACCGAGACCGGCGCGTACATCCGGGAGCACTTCTTCGGTGACGACCCGCGGCTGCGCGACATGGTCAAGGACATGTCCGACCACCAGATCCTGCACCTCGGGCGCGGCGGGCACGACCACCGCAAGGTCTACGCGGCGTACGCGGCGGCCAAGGCCCACAAGGGCCAGCCGACCGTGATCCTGGCGCAGACGGTCAAGGGCTGGACCCTCGGCCCGAACTTCGAGGGCCGCAACGCGACCCACCAGATGAAGAAGCTCACGGCGGACGACCTCAAGCGCTTCCGTGACCGTCTGCACATCCCGATCGCCGACAAGCAGCTCGAGGACGGCAACCCGCCGTACTACCACCCGGGCCGCGACTCGGAGGAGATCCAGTACATGCACGACCGCCGCCAGGGTCTGGGCGGCTACGTCCCGACGCGGGTGGTGCGGGCGAAGCCGCTGCCGCTGCCCGACGACAAGGCGTACGCGACCGCGAAGAAGGGTTCGGGTCAGCAGTCGATCGCCACGACCATGGCGTTCGTCCGCATCCTGAAGGACCTCATGCGGGACAAGGAGATCGGCAAGCGTTTCGTGCTGATCGCGCCCGACGAGTACCGCACCTTCGGTATGGACGCGTTCTTCCCGAGTGCGAAGATCTACAACCCGCTCGGCCAGCAGTACGAGTCGGTGGACCGTGAGCTGCTCCTCGCGTACAAGGAGTCGCCGACCGGCCAGATGCTGCACGACGGCATCTCCGAGGCGGGCTGCACCGCCTCGCTGATCGCCGCGGGTTCCGCGTACGCCACGCACGGCGAACCGCTGATCCCGGTGTACGTCTTCTACTCGATGTTCGGTTTCCAGCGCACCGGTGACCAGTTCTGGCAGATGGCCGACCAGCTCTCGCGCGGCTTCGTGCTGGGCGCGACGGCCGGGCGCACGACGCTGACCGGTGAGGGTCTCCAGCACGCGGACGGCCACTCGCAGCTCCTCGCGTCGACGAACCCCGCCTGTGTCTCCTACGATCCGGCGTTCGGGTACGAGATCGCGCACATCGTGAAGGACGGTCTGCGCCGGATGTACGGCGGCGCCCCCGAGGAGAACGAGGACGTCTTCTACTACCTCACCGTCTACAACGAGCCGATCCAGCACCCCGCCGAGCCCGCCGACGTGGACGTCGAGGGCATCCTCAAGGGTGTGCACCGCCACCACGCGGGCGAGGCCGGCCGCATCCCGGCCCAGATCCTGGCGTCCGGTGTCGCGGTCCCGTGGGCGGTCGAGGCGCAGCGGATCCTCGCCGAGGAGTGGGACGTGAAGGCGGACGTCTGGTCGGCGACCTCCTGGAACGAGCTGCGCCGTGAGGCCGTGGAGGTGGAGCGCCACAACCTGCTCCACCCGGAGGAGGAGCAGCGCGTCCCCTACGTGACGCGGAAGCTGTCCGGCTCCGAGGGCCCGTTCGTCGCGGTCTCGGACTGGATGCGTTCCGTGCCGGACCAGATCGCGCGCTGGATCCCGGGCACCTACCAGTCGCTGGGCGCGGACGGATTCGGCTTCGCCGACACCCGTGGTGCGGCGCGGCGCTACTTCCACATCGACGCGCAGTCGATCGTGCTGGCCGTGCTCACCGAGCTGGCCAAGGAAGGCAAGGTCGACCGTTCGGCGCTGAAGACGGCGCTCGACCGGTACGAGCTGCTGGACGTGGCCGCGGCGGGCCCCGGCCCGGCGGGCGGCGACGCGTAACAGCCCCGGCGCGGGGCCGGAGGGCGGCGGGGCTTCACGGCCTCGCCGCCCTCCGGCGTCCCCCGGGGCGCCCACCCCGCGGAACGCACGGCTCCGGTCAGTTCTCCCAGATCTTGAACGCCCTCACCGTGTAGGGCGAGCGGGGTACCCAGGTGCCGCTGCCCGGGTACGTCTCGAACTCACCGGTCTCCGCGCATTCCCCCGACTGGTAGGTCGTGACGGGACGGCCGGTGCGGTTGACGAGTGCCTGGGCATGCCGGCCGGCCGGGAGGGGGACGCAGCTCTCGATGTCGACGGTGGACAGCTCGTGGGCCTGGGTGGCTCCCGAGAAGCCCGGCTTCGTCCAGAGGCATAGCTCGCCCGCGCCGCAGGGCGCGAGTCCCGCGGGCGCGGCCTGCGCGGCGTTGCGGGAGCGCTCGTGACCCGGGGGCCCGTGGTGGACGGCGGGCGCGGCGCCCGAGGCCAGGGCCGTGGCCGGGACGAGCGCGGTGGCCGCCAGGGCGGCGGCGAGGACGGTCGTACGCATGGTGGATCAACCCCCGTGGTCGAGCGGGCCGGACGGCTCGCATGTCCGCACTCTGACCTGCGGGGCGGCGGCCCGGGAAGGGGCGTGGCCGTGGACCACCCTGATAGGCGACAGCCCCGCCGGAACCGTCCGGCGGGGCTGTCGGATGCGCTGGGTTGACGCCCGGGGAACCGGGTCCCGCCGGGGCGGGCCGGCGTGTGGCGCGCCGTCAGATGTGTCCTGCGCCCATCCCTGCCTCGGCGTTCGCGCCGCGCTTGGTGAGGGTGGCGACGAGTGCGGCGACCACGGCGACGATGCCCGCGACCATGAAGGCGGAACTCATTCCGGACACGAACGTGTCATGGGCGACGTCCGAGATCTTCGCCGCGATCTCCGGCGGGGTGCCCGGGGCGATCGGCGGCATGCCGACCTTGATGGCGGAGGATGCCTGGTCCAGCTGGTCCGGGGTGGCCGGCGGGAGCTCGGCGGACTTCCAGTTGTCGCCGAGCGTCGCGTCGACCCGCGAGGCCATCACGGCGCCCAGCACGGCGGTGCCGAGGCTTCCGCCGACCTGCATGGCGGCCTGCTGGAGCCCGCCCGCGACGCCGGAGAGCTCCATCGGCGCGTTGCCCACGATGACCTCGGTGGCCCCGACCATGACCGGCGCGAGACCGAAGCCGAGGAGCGCGAACCAGAGGGACATGGTCAGCGTGCCGGTGCCGACGGTCAGCTGCGACATGCCGAACATGGCGACGGCGACGGAGACCATTCCGCCGACGAGCGGCACGCGGGGACCGAACCGGGTGATGGCGGCGCCGGCGAGCGGCGAGCCGACGATCATCATCCCGGTCAGCGGCAGCAGGTGCAGGCCGCTGTCGACCGGGCTCATCCCGTGGACGTTCTGGAGGTAGAAGGTGACGAAGAACAGGCCGCCCATGAAGGCGAACGCCATCAGCACCATCAGGACCACACCGGCCGAGAGCGGCACCGAGCGGAACATGGCCAGCGGGATAAGCGGCTCGCGCACGTTCTTCTGGGAGAGCGCGAACACGACGAACAGGACGAGCGAGGCGCCCAGGAAGCCGAGGGTCCTCGCGTCGCCCCAGCCCCACTCGGAGCCCTTGATCAGCGACCAGATCAGGCAGAACATCGCCTGGGACAGCAGGACGATGCCACCGATGTCGAAGGACCTCGGCGCGTTGGCCGCGCGGTGGTCCCTGAGGATCACGAGTCCGAAGACGAGCGCGATCACGCCGACGGGCACGTTGATGAAGAACACCGACTGCCAGCTGACGTGCTCCACGAGCACACCGCCGAGGATGGGCCCGCCCGCGGTCGAGGCGCCGATCACCATGCCCCAGATGCCGATCGCCATGTTCAGCTTCTCGGCGGGGAAGGTGGCCCGCAGCAGGCCGAGCGCCGCGGGCATCAGCAGCGCGCCGAAGAGGCCCTGCAGCACGCGGAAGACGATCACCAGGAACACGCTGTCGGACAGGCCGATGGCCGCGGAGGCGGCGGCGAATCCCGCGATCCCTATCAGGAACGTCTGACGGTGGCCGAAGCGGTCGCCGAGTTTGCCGGCGGTGATCAGGGAGACCGCGAGGGCGAGCATGTAGCCGTTGGTGATCCACTGGACGTCGGCGAGCGAGGCGCCGAGGTCCTGCTGGATGACGGGGTTGGCGATCGCGACGATCGTGCCGTCCAGCGCCACCATCATCACGCCGATGGCGACGGCGAAGAGCGTCAGCCACGGGTGGCCGCGCAGCCCTTTCGCCGGTGCGGGGACGACGGTGTCCTGAGGCTCCCGCGGCGCCTTCTCGACTGTGGTCTGACTAGTCATGCGCTGGAGATTATGTCAGCCACTGACAGTCGACAAACCAATTCACAAGACGGTAACCGTCATGTAGCTCACAGGTAGGCTGATCTGCGCAAAGCAGTGGAAAGAGGTCCAGCACGTGACACGCAGGCAGACACCGGGCCCCCCTCCTCCCGGGGCCCCGGCCGGATTGCGCGAGCGCAAGAAGGCGCGCACCCGTGAGGCTCTGCTGCGGGCCGCTCTCGGACTCTTCGCCGCCCAGGGGTACGACACGACCACCGTCGACGAGATCGCCGACGCGGTGGAGGTCTCCCAGCGCACCTTCTTCCGCTACTTCGCGAACAAGGAGGCGGCCGCCTTCGCCGTACAGGACGCCATCGAGGCGCGCTTCCTCGTCGAGCTCCGTCAACGGCCCGCAGCGGAGACCCCTTTCGAGGCAATGCGCCGCGCGATCCTGATCGCCTGGAACGCCGCTCCCGAGACGGCCGGCAGCGACGACACCGCCGAACTCCGGATCCGCACCTACCGCATGATCGAATCGACCCCGGCACTGCTCGCCGCGCACATGCGGCGGAGCGTCGGCCTGGAGCGGCAGACCACCCTGGTGGTGGCGGAGCGTGAGGGTCTGGATCCGGAGACGGATCCGCGCCCCCGGGTCGCGGTCGCGGCGTTCGCCGGGGTGATGCGCCTGACCGGCCAGTTGTGGAGCGGCGGCCGGGACGGCGGCCTGGAGGCGCTCGCGGAACTGACCGAACTCCACCTGGATCACCTCGGACCTGCGCTCTCCGAGAACTGGCGCGCCGCATAGGAACGCGCTCACCCGAACCGCACACATGTGCCGGACACCTCATCGTGAGGACATGGCCGAACTCACAACACGCGGAACGTATCCGGCATTTCGGACATCGACAGTCCGTCGGGCGCGCCTGAGTGTGCGTCCGGCGCGCACGGAGCGTGAGAGACGGGTGGCCAATTCCCTTCGCCCGAGTGATCCGTGTCACCCCTGCGACGACCTCGGGTGCGCGTCTCCTAGGGTGGGGCGCAGTGACTTCCTTCGACTCCTCCCCCACGATCACCGCATGGCGCGCACTGCTCGCCATCGCGGTCGTGTTCGTGATGCTGGCGACCACCGGATGGACCGCCGTGCGCCACCAGCACGCAGCCGCGCCGCGCGAGATCGCGCTCGCCTCCTGGGCGAAGGACCGTATAGCCGGTCACGCGCTGCCGGACCCCGAAGCCCCGGCCTACCGGCTGGCCCACTTCTTCGCGACGCTCACGGCGGGCCAGCAGGTCGCTCTGGCCGACTCGTACCCGCTCGTGGTGGGGAACCTGAACGGCGCGCCGTCCGCCCTGCGCTACCGGGCCAACCGGCACGCGCTGGCGGACGCGGAGACGGCGGAGCAGCAGCGCGCGAAGGACGTGCGGCTGTCACCGGACGGGCGCCGGCAGGCCGTACTCCGGCTGGAACGCTTCCGGTCCCTCCTCGCGGGGGACCGCCAGATCCTGGCCTTCGACCCCTCCGGACGCGGCCGTGCGGCCGAGGTCTTCGGCGACCTGGACCGCGCCGACCGGGTCTCGGTCGTGGTGCCGGGGGTCGACACGAATCTGCTGACCCTGGAGCGCACCGGCCCCAAGACGAACGCCGCGCCCGTCGGCATGGCGCGGTCGCTGTACGGCGCCGAGCGCGCGGCACGCCCCGGCTCCCGTACGGCCGTCATCGCTTGGGCCGACTACACGGCGCCCGCCGGCATCGGCATGGACGCGGTGCTGGGCGGGCTCGCGAGGGAAGGTGCTGAGCGACTGAACGCGCTGGTGAGCGGGTTGCCGGGGCTCTCGGACGTGACACTGGTCTGCCACAGCTACGGCTCCGTGGTGTGCGGGGTCGCCGCCCGCGCCCTGCCGTCCAGGGTGTCCGACATCGCGGTCGCGGGAAGCCCGGGGATGCGCGCGGACAGCGCGGCCGGCCTCCACACCCGGGCGCGGGTGTGGGCGATGCGGGACAGCGGTGACTGGATCGCCGACGTACCGAATCTGGCGGTCGGCGGACTGGGCCACGGTGCGGATCCGGTCGACCCGGACTTCGGTGCCCGGATCGTGTCCGCGAGCGGGGCGGTCGGGCACAGCGGCTACTTCGAGCCGGGCACGGAGAGTCTCGACAACTTCGCCGCGATCGGCGTGGGCGCCTATGACTCGGTCAGTTGCGCGAACAGCGATCAGGCGTGCCACCGGGAAATCTCCGGTGACGCGGACGGCCGACGCGCGTAGAAACTCGTCCGGCGCGCGTGAGAACGGCGAACGGCCTGCCCGATTTCGCCTGTACCGAGGGGGGACGTGCGGGGCCGTGCCACATACGATGAGGCACATGGGTGATGTGCTGGCCGGAATTCATGCCACCTGGGAGTTCGACACGGACTCCTTGCTCATCCGCTTCGAACGGGGGATCCGCACGCCGAGGCTCTTGCAGAGCCTGCGTGAACGCCGCGTTCCGTACGCGGCGTTGTCGGCGGTGACACTGACCCCCGGCAAGCGGAGCACGGTGGTTCTGCACGCGGTGCCGAGACCGGGCGCCGATCCGCTGCTCGAGGCCGCGGCCGGGCAGCTCAAGGAGGGCTGCGACCCCTACCGCCTGGTGCTGCCCGCCGAGCGGGAGACGCTCGCCGACTACTACGCCGAAGAACTGCGGGCCGTGCTGGGCCCCGAGGCCTCCCTGCCCGCGGAGCGCTTCATGGTGACGGCCCCCGAGGCGCCCGTGCACTTCAAGGCGTACGACGGCCGGGCGGGGTTCGACGGGACCGTGGTCTCCTTCCGCT is drawn from Streptomyces sp. NBC_00178 and contains these coding sequences:
- the aceE gene encoding pyruvate dehydrogenase (acetyl-transferring), homodimeric type — encoded protein: MASGSDRNPIIIGGLPSQVPDFDPEETQEWLDSLDAAVDERGRERARYLMLRLIERAREKRVAVPEMRSTDYVNTIATKDEPFFPGDEEIERKVLNATRWNAAVMVSRAQRPGIGVGGHIATFASSASLYDVGFNHFFRGKDDGRGGDQIFFQGHASPGIYARAFLLDRLSEAQLDGFRQEKSKAGHALSSYPHPRSMPDFWEFPTVSMGLGPLGAIYQARMNRYMEARGIADTSDSHVWAYLGDGEMDEPESLGQLSIAAREGLDNLTFVVNCNLQRLDGPVRGNGKIIQELESQFRGAGWNVIKLVWDRSWDPLLAQDRTGILVNKLNTTPDGQFQTYATETGAYIREHFFGDDPRLRDMVKDMSDHQILHLGRGGHDHRKVYAAYAAAKAHKGQPTVILAQTVKGWTLGPNFEGRNATHQMKKLTADDLKRFRDRLHIPIADKQLEDGNPPYYHPGRDSEEIQYMHDRRQGLGGYVPTRVVRAKPLPLPDDKAYATAKKGSGQQSIATTMAFVRILKDLMRDKEIGKRFVLIAPDEYRTFGMDAFFPSAKIYNPLGQQYESVDRELLLAYKESPTGQMLHDGISEAGCTASLIAAGSAYATHGEPLIPVYVFYSMFGFQRTGDQFWQMADQLSRGFVLGATAGRTTLTGEGLQHADGHSQLLASTNPACVSYDPAFGYEIAHIVKDGLRRMYGGAPEENEDVFYYLTVYNEPIQHPAEPADVDVEGILKGVHRHHAGEAGRIPAQILASGVAVPWAVEAQRILAEEWDVKADVWSATSWNELRREAVEVERHNLLHPEEEQRVPYVTRKLSGSEGPFVAVSDWMRSVPDQIARWIPGTYQSLGADGFGFADTRGAARRYFHIDAQSIVLAVLTELAKEGKVDRSALKTALDRYELLDVAAAGPGPAGGDA
- a CDS encoding peptidase inhibitor family I36 protein, with amino-acid sequence MRTTVLAAALAATALVPATALASGAAPAVHHGPPGHERSRNAAQAAPAGLAPCGAGELCLWTKPGFSGATQAHELSTVDIESCVPLPAGRHAQALVNRTGRPVTTYQSGECAETGEFETYPGSGTWVPRSPYTVRAFKIWEN
- a CDS encoding DUF475 domain-containing protein; the protein is MLLKTFGWSIAFTALGLVAAVFYGGWQAFGVVAILSVLEISLSFDNAVINAGILKKMNAFWQRIFLTIGVLIAVFGMRLVFPVVIVAISAKLGPIEAVDLSFNDPDRYKELVTDAHPSIAAFGGMFLLMIFLDFIFEDRDIQWLRWIERPLAKLGKVDMLSVCVALIVLLVSALTFATQAHQHGGGHADKTSTVLLSGVAGLITYLVVGGLSGFFENKLEEEEEREHEAEEEAKRSGKPVAAVALAGKAAFFMFLYLEVLDASFSFDGVIGAFAITNEIVLMALGLGIGALYVRSLTVYLVRQGTLDDYVYLEHGAHYAIGALSIILLVTIRYEINEIITGLVGVVLIAWSFWSSVRRNKAIAAAGGDGGGSDSKAEVSSGV
- a CDS encoding TetR family transcriptional regulator, with protein sequence MTRRQTPGPPPPGAPAGLRERKKARTREALLRAALGLFAAQGYDTTTVDEIADAVEVSQRTFFRYFANKEAAAFAVQDAIEARFLVELRQRPAAETPFEAMRRAILIAWNAAPETAGSDDTAELRIRTYRMIESTPALLAAHMRRSVGLERQTTLVVAEREGLDPETDPRPRVAVAAFAGVMRLTGQLWSGGRDGGLEALAELTELHLDHLGPALSENWRAA
- a CDS encoding TerD family protein is translated as MGVTLAKGGNVSLSKAAPNLTQVLVGLGWDARSTTGADFDLDASALLCQSGRVLGDEWFVFYNNLTSPDGSVEHTGDNLTGEGDGDDESVIVNLTQVPAHCDKILFPVSIHEADNRGQTFGQVSNAFIRVVNQADGQELARYDLTEDASTETAMIFGELYRYGGEWKFRAVGQGYASGLRGIALDFGVNVS
- a CDS encoding TerD family protein, with protein sequence MGVSLSKGGNVSLTKAAPNLTAVIVGLGWDARTTTGGDFDLDASALLTNTEGKVGSDGNFVFFNNLKSPDGSVEHTGDNLTGEGEGDDEVIKVNLAGVPADVDKIVFPVSIYEAETRQQSFGQVRNAYIRVVNQADNSELARYDLSEDASTETAMVFGELYRNGAEWKFRAIGQGYASGLRGIAQDFGVNV
- a CDS encoding DUF3052 domain-containing protein codes for the protein MSATADHAEERTNTAARLGFEPGQVVQEIGYDDDVEQELREGIEATIGQDLVDEDYDDVADVVLLWFRDEDGDLTDALVDAIGLIEDGGAVWLLTPKTGRDGYVEPSDINEAAQTAGLAQTKSISAGKDWTGSRLVTPKGAKAKR
- a CDS encoding MFS transporter; translated protein: MTSQTTVEKAPREPQDTVVPAPAKGLRGHPWLTLFAVAIGVMMVALDGTIVAIANPVIQQDLGASLADVQWITNGYMLALAVSLITAGKLGDRFGHRQTFLIGIAGFAAASAAIGLSDSVFLVIVFRVLQGLFGALLMPAALGLLRATFPAEKLNMAIGIWGMVIGASTAGGPILGGVLVEHVSWQSVFFINVPVGVIALVFGLVILRDHRAANAPRSFDIGGIVLLSQAMFCLIWSLIKGSEWGWGDARTLGFLGASLVLFVVFALSQKNVREPLIPLAMFRSVPLSAGVVLMVLMAFAFMGGLFFVTFYLQNVHGMSPVDSGLHLLPLTGMMIVGSPLAGAAITRFGPRVPLVGGMVSVAVAMFGMSQLTVGTGTLTMSLWFALLGFGLAPVMVGATEVIVGNAPMELSGVAGGLQQAAMQVGGSLGTAVLGAVMASRVDATLGDNWKSAELPPATPDQLDQASSAIKVGMPPIAPGTPPEIAAKISDVAHDTFVSGMSSAFMVAGIVAVVAALVATLTKRGANAEAGMGAGHI
- a CDS encoding peroxiredoxin; this translates as MAIEVGTQAPDLELKDNHGRTVRLADFRGEKNVVLVFYPFAFTGVCTGELCALRDELPRFENDDTQLLAVSNDSIHTLRVFAEQEGLEYPLLSDFWPHGAASRAYGVFDEEKGCAVRGTFVIDKEGVVRWTVVNGLPDARDLKDYVKALDSI